Within the Pseudocalidococcus azoricus BACA0444 genome, the region TTCCTACAGCAAATCAGAATATTCCTCTAATAGCGTTAACAGGTCTCGGAGTCGCTGTTTACTTCGGGGATTGGGGGCAAGTTGGCATCCCATGATTGCTGCAAGGCATTTAGTTTGGAGTCGAGTTCGATAAGCCGCCCGATCTCGCTCTCTTGCTGCAATTTCTCTTGTTTCAACTGCGACATCTCTTGTTCGATTCGTAATTTCTCTTGTCTCAACTGCGACTTCTCTTGTCTCAATAGCAATTTCTCGTGCTTCAGCCTCTCGATATCGGCGTTGATGTCCAGCGTGCCACTCAAGGCCGAGATTAACCACCAAAGCCGTTGTTGCAGCGATGAAGGCCCAGAAGCTCCACTGGAGATAGGTGAGGGGGAAACGGGGGATGGGGACAGATTCGGAGTTGCCATAGAACCTCAACAAAGCAGTTAGGGCAAATAAAAATGTTGTTAGGGTACGGGGTAGCAGGCCAAGAAAACTTACCATATCCCTATCTTACAAATCTGTGTGAGCAGCTCTGAGGGTGGCCGAACTTGAACCATCTACAGCAAATCAGAATATTCCTCTAGTAGGGTTAACAGGTCTCGGAGTCGCTGTTTACTTCGGGGATTGGGGGCAAGTTGACATCCCATGATTGCTGCAAGGCATTTAGTTTGGAGTCGAGTTCGATAAGCCGCCCGATCTCGCTCTCTTGCTGCAATTTCTCTTGTTTCAACTGCGACATCTCTTGTTCGATTCGTAATTTCTCTTGTCTCAACTGCGACTTCTCTTGTTTCAATAGCAGTTTTTCTTGTCTCAATAGCAATTTCTCGTGCTTCAGCCTCTCGATATCGGCGTTGATGTCCAGCGTGCCACTCAAGGCCGAGATTAACCACCAAAGCCGTTGTTGCAGCGATGAAGGCCCAGAAGCTCCACTGGAGATAGGTGAGGGGGAAACGGGGGATGGGGACAGATTCGGAGTTGCCATAGAACCTCAACAAAGCAGTTAGGGCAAATAAAAATGTTGTTAGGGTACGGGGTAGCAGGCCAAGAAAACTTACCATATCCCTATGTTATAAACGGAAAGATTCGATCCGTCAGATGCGCGATTGGTGCAGTCCGCCGCCTGTGATCTGGAGGGTGATTCATTCCAGTAGGCTATTTTGATGAGTTGATTTATACACCCCCCATAGAACCGAGATATTCATGACTTCAAGCCCCGTTGTTTTAATTACTGGTACCGATACAGAAGTGGGTAAAACCTGGGTAACTTCAGCCCTGTTTGCCTATTGCCAGGCCCATGCCCCCAAACTTAAAGTCGCACTGTTCAAACCCTTACAATCGGGAGCAGTGGGAGATCAAGAGCATTATCATCGGTTATTCGACCTAGAACAATCGCCCCTAGAGGTTAATCCCGTCTCCTTCCAGGCCCCTTTAGCTCCTCCCTTAGCAGCGGCCCGAGAAAATAGGGAGATTGATCTAGCACCAGTCTGGCAAACCCTACAACATCTCCAAGCCGATTATGATTTGGTTTTGATGGAAGGCATTGGTGGATTGGGTTCGCCAATTACCTGGGAATGGACAGTCGCAGATCTAGCCCAGGCCTGGCGGATCCCCATCGTTTTGGTTGTGCCGGTCAAGTTGGGCGCAATGGGTCAAGCGGTGGCAAATCTCGCCTTGGCCAGAGAGAAGAAACTAATGATCCGCGGCCTAATCCGTAATTGCCTCACTCCTTGCACAGAGGTTGAAATTGAACAGTGGGCTAATCAAACACTTTTGGAAACCCTAACCCATACACCAGTGATCGGCACCATCCCCTATTTAGAAAAAGCTGAAATCCCAAATCTCGCCAAAGCCGCAGCAAGTTTACAATTGGAAGCTCTCTTGCCTGGAATTCTAGGGACAGGTTTGGAGGTTCATTAGCTCTAAAACAATCCGGTCAATCCCTGGTCGTAAAGCCGCCCCGTCTTGCTGGCCTTGGTTAATCACAATACTAAAGACAACAGGGGCAAAATTAGCTGGCTCGGCATACCCTGATAAGGCAGAAACGCCCCGTAAGGTTCC harbors:
- the bioD gene encoding dethiobiotin synthase; the encoded protein is MTSSPVVLITGTDTEVGKTWVTSALFAYCQAHAPKLKVALFKPLQSGAVGDQEHYHRLFDLEQSPLEVNPVSFQAPLAPPLAAARENREIDLAPVWQTLQHLQADYDLVLMEGIGGLGSPITWEWTVADLAQAWRIPIVLVVPVKLGAMGQAVANLALAREKKLMIRGLIRNCLTPCTEVEIEQWANQTLLETLTHTPVIGTIPYLEKAEIPNLAKAAASLQLEALLPGILGTGLEVH